Within Lolium rigidum isolate FL_2022 chromosome 5, APGP_CSIRO_Lrig_0.1, whole genome shotgun sequence, the genomic segment cacgtgcacgagttaaactctatcttttaattctaaactaagatgcgatctactatattacagatacacgggcaattaagcccaaactcttcgtgcaaggccgcttcaaagatgctccacgcgtgtatccttcaagcccatcttcacttacggcccatctctgatttggccaaaatgctggtgataacacatgccccctggttttggtgatgataatttcaaaaccactgcatttttcttcgaggggtcatgtcgtggcagagcagaaccgtcgcagtattcttcatcatgacaccttgccttctcaacttctctgcacgacttgacagttttggcaccacatccttggAAACTGTTCGAGCATTGAATCTCCAatatatctccttttatttaaccgcatcgaacagttcacctcttcatccccttgctccaaaccagccgtcagccaaaaaccctcttcctctgtagccatgtcttcctcttcctcctcccaatcctcttcctcgagtgaaGTAGAGCCGGAGGTCAATCAGATGGAAGCGTACAATcggcgcgctcccgagcattgggatgagcaggagtttgacttcgacttcgtgccagagggCCGACCCGAGGACCTTGTACGGTCGAGATGGCGACATGCCCACTGGccgacggggaagatgacctTCGGTTCTTGATCGACGGagagctggaggcggagagcggcgGCAACGACCCCCCTTTCGGGGCAAATTCACCTCCTctaccaaagaagaagaagaggacgatgaagacgaagacgtctCCTCCGACACGAAGCAAGAACAGGAGgaagacacctcctccgacgaaccgccgccaaagcgcatccatgcctgggcttggtcagatgaggacgacgatgacgaagaggaagaagcctccgctgaaggttacGGTAGCGAGCGAGCGAAATCGTCGACATCAGCGATGACggcagctaccccagcgacggcgaagacggcaacagcccttagagtagggatttacTAGCATAAGATTAGCAATAGTAATATGTtccctttgagcaatcggcttctctttgtaagaaatcaccttttttaatcaatgaagatgaagatgttcttCCAATTCAATTTCCAATCATCCGATTTCACCTCTTGCCACTTTCGATTGTCAAAGGTGGTCAACGCTGCAATCCTTGTCCCAATTCCGATCCTCAAACGGCAATCCTTAACCACTCCAAATCACCGAGGCAACCTTGCACAATCTTCCGGAGCATCAAGCCGGAACCCAAGGAAGTATCGAAAGGTTCAGAACTTTCCTTATCGGGAGCactgaaaatttaaaaaaaatatggACTCCCTCGAGGTTAGACCACCTTGCTCGATGACGACGGCACTCGGCAGTTTtactcatgatccgtccctgcttcctcccCGCTGGTATGACTACCTCAAACAGGATTATGAACCTTGGTCACGGATCTTCAAGGccagtgccccccgagcctcagttaaggcgagacTAGTAGTGAAAAAGGTGGCTGCCAAGAAAACTTTGAAGGGTAACAACCACTGTGTCCGGCTCAAAAAGGGATGCGAAGATAATATCGGCGAGAACATGCAATCCGGccgacgaagctccagcttgagCACCTGCGGGGACACCACCACATGAAACTAGCCGAGatgtgtcaccatcggcttccaagaaaaggtcagccctcaACTCCCATCAAAACAAGATAGGAAAGCTTACGCACAAGGAGTCGATGCACCACGAGGgctcggcaggaccagcaaatccCTTCTTTGAACCAAGAAGCTTCACATGCAATGGCTCTCTAACTCCTCCTGGCTCAATTCTTGTGCTTTGCTACTCAGATCGGCTCACCATTCTTGACGAGATCCATCCCCACGTCCCAATGACGCTGCAGTTGAAGCCCTGGCCAATCGTGACGTTGCTGTCTTCAAGTCAAGGATACGAAGTGGGTTACGCCCTTACTGGTGTACTCTGTGCCTTAGACTTTTTCCTTCAATGAGGCCTGATCAAGTGGCAGCTTAAACTctgtaattctaaagtcgatgtccgagcatcggctgtgcttaaaatttttgtattttcgattttttattagccgatcgatcTCATGAATCGTACATACTTCGTGGCCTTGTAccttctctgtgtgtatgccccccgagccgaatccttcaagtgattgaagatatcggcttttcagccaattcaagcttgTTTCGCAACTCACCATGCTAAATAGCACATCAGTGAACACGTGTGGTGCGACTAATTTTAGCCGATTCTTTGGAATCGGCTTCCCTTGCGATTGTCGATCCGACTATTTGTCGATAAATGTTGGCCatggcttatccccgggaccaatTTCGATCTCTTCTAGTCCATCAGCTGCTTCGTAAACCCCAACTTTCCATCGCTTGCTAAATCAATGATGAACACGGGCGAAGGCATGTTGAAACTATTTGTGGCCGATTCTTgggatcggcctccttttccattgcaatgcttaacgagggtttacaacttcttggttctACTGCTATAACGACGTGGCatgcttgaagtgagatccttgtttcttatttttggggccgatcgcgagAGATCGGCCTCTGCCACGTGCGTCCAtagacttggatcttgctactctgtcgggccggtggataagaccagcctcaccccattttttgtagcttcgatgcgctcacggcCGTCCGGATTGATTCCGAGAaagcggctcttggtcatttttttcccagatgttcatggcagccaaagaaatgtcgatcgagtcatctgcatgaacaacctccacttcatctccatcccattgtatgatgcactgatgcattgtggacggaatgcaacagttagcatggatccaatcccttcctagcgggacggcgtaagtgctcttgctcgtcgacgatgaagaaggacgtagggatggtctttcggccgacgAGTTAAGTCCACGTTCGGTACACCCTTGGCTTCGacggttggccgttgaaatcgcttagcgtgacgttggtcttgatcggatcttcggtggaacgtcccaaacgtcgtaacatggagtacggcattatgttggCTACTGCTCCCGTATCAACCGGCATCTTggctgataggctgcccattgatataacccttcgggtatagggctttcggatgctcgtagctcttctctcgtggcttttcaaagataagcgGTCGTGGCCCACAATCAAAGCTGTGCCACGATACTTCCTCatctcttggagcacaaaactcgacgggagaacgaacaccatgtttgtatcggcCGATgtcctgcatcggcttttgtacgctgggtcgccacactttctttggtgggcgagcCTCCGTCTCcggtgtttgctgaattttcacggccgagatcgggccgtgctttcctcaacgtgtacagtcactgcgcctcggcttcctccaagtttcgtagccgttgcactctgcgcttttgggagtggctgagtccatcaggacaccaccttggtcggtgatatctatcttcttcctctgactcctcgaagtcttcaccttgggatgactcagctcgtttgttacgaggtgggagaggtcctagacgcttgaacaactGAAACTTCATTCGTTCCCTTCCTCttcgtttacattctgggcagttctcgattgtaggcaatcggctcattcctgagtcccagcagtgtttgaagaaaggacaattccAATGCATGTCCATGTCCTCtcgctctcttgacctccctctggcgtgacgctcatacccttcgtatcgacggtatttcctgttgtctgcatcGGGCCAGACGATATctatcatcatctacgtcgtggcggcgacgtcggtcgtattgctgttcatatttgttaaggaggtgcgcggaaagtggtcgttgataccgcacgcttatcacctcttcctcagtcaaataccgtatgtcatcatgctggggccggtcgcgtggatcggcctcctctttatctttgccacgggagcgaCTGCTCTCGGGCTTATCCTTACCATGGTGATCTgcgagccctgccatgttgatatcaaaagagaaacgtggctcgcgtcttatgcaatggctgagatccaccatgttgacgtacggaaacggctgcgtgtcaactctcatggcaaagctggccgaagagtaatcggccttgttctatcgccatgcgaatctgtccgcgcaagactttgcggtcgttggtggcatgggtgaacgtgtgatgccatttgcggtatggcctgcCGTAAATCTCTTGtagcgtggggattttgtggccttcgggtaacttcagttgtttctccttcagcggcaaatcaaaaatttgctctgttttgctcaaatcaaagtcaaacccttttgcggagtcctggttgtttcacccacttgcgggacacgggctTTGCCCCGAGTCCATTCATCTATAGCGACTTCACGATCTCCTACGagaatcatcatcttcttccatctcgatcggggcgacgcgcttgaacttgtcctggtacaattcgggtggcgttgttcatacgatgtcaatttccgaaccatatgcgccaacgaattgtagtcggcttggaaggtcacatctttGAGCGGCGGCGATAATCCTGCTATCGCCGGCTCGGCCGCTTCCTTCTCGGAtaggcgaaccgaataacatcggttcacgACGGTCTGAACCTGCTGGATGTACTCAGATACCGTCTCTCCTCGTCTCTGCCGAACCTGGGTCaggtcggcaatgccagcttcagtagcttctgaatggtattgtacatggaattgttcctccagctgcttccacgtccgaaccgaatctggtggcaacgaggtgtaccaaccaaaggccggacccgtgagagattgtgagaagaacctcacacgcagctcgtctgaaggCGAGACCATGCccaagctgtgccaaatatcggctcacgtgctcgattgagctggttccttctgatccactgaattttgtgaagtcagggagccgatacttaggcggtagtgggattaggtcatagtcgttgggatacggcttggaatagccgatcattctcttcttcggcgggatgccgagctggtctctcatgattgcggtgatctcatccaccgtaggagctgcgaAGTCGAGCGTTCATAACTTGTACCGGTGGTATATTtggctagccacgcttgtttcttAGCATCTGCTCCGGAAGCGCTTCTGCTCCGGCAACTACTCCTGTTCCGGCGATCCCTCCTGCCGTGGCGATCCTTCCTCTCTGTAACCTGGGTCATCCGATTGTTGCGGTGCGGCacatatgtgcacacgtatccatgtggaatctccttgggcggctcatacgggaattggtaatcgccgggatcacctccaaccttgtagacaacgtacgccggtgaaccttgttgcttgtGGAGCTGCCGTCGTGTATGGCGGTGGCGGCCTGGTatagagcggtatctctccttgatgagttcctagagcaggtccgacggagagtacttgtgcttcatgacttcttgcaccacattgagcgcgacacgctccggagtgttcaccaagctctcgagaatgccgatgaagagagtgagcaacggcatagttAACCTCTGTCGCGGGGCTGCGAgtacgttcgtccgaagggagagatagatctagtccctccgagcgcaccttcgggttggaaccctttgaacttgatcccgtgcgaacgggttttctcaaaagcgccgatgagatcggcttccaagatggccttgagatcatcgtatttcttcttatgctcgggAGGCGGATCTTCGTACTTGAccggttcttccgccatctcggatgcgagatgttgacgtggttgcttgcggaagattgtcccgatgtcccaccgggcgtgccgagaatgtgttgcctgccaaaacccaccggcgagcggtggttaagcaacacgaagagccgggaggcttccaaggctgcggtgggccctggtccctcgacgtcgtcccgcaaatgctccggcacacgtcctagcggttgcaagggcgtaccacacgacctatacctggtcgggaaggtgttggattgcttcgattagtttcctgcatggcagacacgtaaacattaaatacgagcccgatcggctctcaggttgccatgTGGATCGGCTCACAAAGCTGATCGCCCCATGGTCTACGTAGGGTTAAcgctgacatggggctcctgcttgatcagtataaagctaaaccaatctacgacagtttagggttttcaccgtatgatcggaacatcctacgcgtagttgagcctaatagacacgaaagataatggaaaactaaccctaaaagaggcctaaaaaccaacattaagttaattcccggaacatccctcttaggactaacaaaccatacctaacgcactaccggatcgttcaacccgtttgcaaggcctaaccatacggatattaaaccaatccttgaagaatcaaggagcaactataacggatcggatatactaaataacgaacaagcaagatgctgcccttacacctggataggtgtaagggcagctagatatcgagggacggcacggCTAAGCggatatgcgtaagaaaagcatctatgcaagccccaaaacatctacgataactagtgctactcgccatcaacaacgcttcggtacgagcggcacaaggtaaacgaataaacgtgtcttgcctagatcgcaagatgcgatctaggcagcatgatgcttaccgggagaaaccctcgaaagaaggggtggcgatgcgcctgatttgtgtttgttgtgaacgtgattgtcctccttttccgataaccctagatacatatttatagtccaagggactttctaattcgggcgtgcacctaaccgtgcacgagttaaactctatcttttaattctaaactaagatgcgatctactatattacagatacacgagcaattaagcccaaactcttcgtgcaaggccgcttcaaagatgctccacgcgtgtatccttcaagcacatcttcacttacggcccatctcctgatttggccaaaatgcgGTGATAACAACGGAGTCGGGGTGCATGTCTGTGGGATTGTTGTCCCTGATGGCCTATGTGACGTCCTTCACAGCAACAGTCATGTGGTGAAGGCCACCATCTCGTCGTCGGCgaaggcacctctcttcctcttgtcGGCGGTCACCTTCTCAGGCGCGTCGGCAACCTTCTCTGGTGGCCCATTGAGGTTGATCGTGTCGGACTCCTGGGTTTCAGCATCCTCGGGTGAAGGATTTCTTTGCAGCCGAGCCcaggggctcactggatcccatggcgtacttgccggtggcgaggccgaaagagaagatggtatgcatctcgtTGTAGTTGGCAATGGGCACATTCATGAACTCtgcgtcctttgggtgatcctacaatACGAAGGGATAATGATGTTAGTTCTGCTCGTGGCTGATCAAAAGAGTTAGTGAGGTGGACTGAGCgtgctcaccgcgacgtgcccgcagtagtgctcaccctcaaggatgatgcatttggtATCCTCGCACCACTGAGCCCCGCTTAGATCGCGGAGCACAGTAATGATGAGCCACCTCTACCTCCACTTCCTCGGGTGGTTGTACAcatgagtggagcacgcggagacaacaCGGTGTTCAAACGGCCCTTCACCACAACAgtcagatggacttccttgaatcctttgtcGGTTCTCACTCCGGTCTTGATCAAGATGCACATCTTCTCCAagacgaagctggacatgaatggaagccatttcatgggACCCTTTCTACGAGGCCTTCAAAGCCCTGTCCGCTTCCCTGTGGTTCTTGTCCTTCTTTGTGGTGGCCAACCTAACCGCGACCTTTGCCGCTACGTGAGCCACCGGGTCAGCCACGAGGCCCATTGACGGATGGCAAGGGGTGGCCGCCACCTTGGAGTCATAGACGAGCTGTGAATCAGGaacttgcgaagggatctgagagtccccaacACAGATAGGCGCCTGGCTAAAGTCATCAcagaaggagtcctacacacatcgtagtacatATAACGTGAATCTACTTGCAAGCAAAGACATGCCTAAAGTGGACAACACAAACCATACTAAcaatcatcctaaatcagacaagcgagttcattgcaactgtgaatagcacaaaccctaGCAAAATCATGGTAGGTGAGCACATTTGAACAAAGAAGCAACCGGAAATGTcgaaccctagcaagatcatgatagctcagCACAATCcggactaacccctgctacaagaccaaaccctagacaagatctgacaactcctaacctagatctaaacattacCGCGGTACCGGGATAAGGGATTCCTTACCATCATCGCCGGAGGTGAAGATGTGTTGCACCAGGAAGTAGATGAAGCCGCCTAGATGtagtcgccgcctccgccgcctccgctgCCACCGTCGCTgaccggagatgcgtgcgcctcttacctccttgccggcgggaggaggagctcgaaatttggggggGAGAGTGAAGGaggggtagaaataggccatgggcgcggcgggaggtgacggaatccttcccACCCCCCTTCTCGCTTTCGCCAATGCAcgccgcagctcccgccatctccatccTCGTCTCCGCACGTGCGTCGAAGATTCCTTTTTGCATCAGCCGCGTTGGAGATTTGTCTGCACCGCTGGGAAATGTCGAACCGAGCGTTCCTCCAGAACCCggcccgagggtgctttgagaaccgattCGTGCAACAACGCCACtcagcccaggcaaccaaacggaccGACAATTGCTgagccgatgcgagccaaggagcGCACatcctaccaaacgcgcccaaaATCATATGTTGCGAGAGAGATTGTAGGAAAAACGAGGTAAGTGCACAAGGATGACGCCCGCAGCCTCCAGGCTTCGGGGATGAAATATCAGTGCTGAGCCTATTGATAACAAAAATAAACTCATGGAATACATCACTGAAAAAAAATCATATAAATATCAGGAAATCTAGGGAAATACAAATGTACATACACATGCAAATACATGAGCTATCATGTGCTCTAATTTTCAGAGAGCTGCTTTGAGATTCACTAAGACTAAAATCATAAAATATCATACAAAGATAAGGAAATCTTATACTGCAGCATAATAATATGTTGAGAGCAATTATGCGTTAAGAAAAAATTAGTGGATTGTGTTAGTGTAACAACAGAAGAGACTTCCTCACAAAAAGAGATTAATCATGCCACATAAAAACATggccaaaagaaaaataaaagaagacacGAAGAACCAACATATTTCCAGAAACTAAGGGCAAGGAACCTGATATTACAAAATCTCAGGAAACTACTGGAGACGCCAATTGAGGCCACCCTTGTTGAGCTGAGGGGGGAGAGGAGAGCCTGTACAGCTCCACTGCATGATCTATGTACACCAGAGTCTGCAGATCTATCTATTCTATATTCTGGAGGGGTCAAAGTCCATCACTTGCTACCACATACAACACATGTATGCAAAGTCAGATCTGCATAACTTAACTAGTTTCTTTTAGCTGCACAATAATAACTCAAACTAATCTGAAAGGATCTCCTCCAGCTCAGAATCCTCCTGCTTGGACAACGATTCATCGTCAGCCTCGGTGTCAACCATCTCTCCTGTtgcagcaggatcatcttcagcAATCATCTCTTCTCTCGCATTGAGATCATCCTCAGTAATCGTCTCTTCTCCTGCCCCTGTGGGGTCTTCTTCAGAGTCTGACCCATCCACCTCTTCGTCGATGTAAATAGGATATGCTGGTTCGCCAATGGCCTTCCTTATTCCAGTGCTATCTATGGTTTCCTGACGATTACTAACAGGAATTGATTTGACTACTGAATTTTGGTCGGTCTTTCCACATATACATGCAGCAGGGTTGGCATGGAATTCACCTCTTCCTGGCATGACTTCCAAGGGATCTCCCATAAATCCTTTCTGGAGTATTCTCATCTGAGAGGAGAATTTGTCCCATGACATGTTCCCCCTATTCATAAATAACGGGTAGAGCTGTTTAGCATTTGGGCGGATTGTTCTCTTGTGGCTAAAATATCTCCTGCAAAGAGCATCACTAGATGGTCAGAACTCAGAATGAAAAATGAACAGAGACATAAATAGCCAGCAGAAGCATCACCTTCGCCCAGCAAGTATTTTAGCCATGTTGCCATTGTTGTTAGTCACAAAAGCATCACTTCCATCACAAACAATGAAATCAATTGCAGCCATGCGAGATGAGTGTGTCAAGAACGGAGtcaactcatctttgcttgccaaTGATTCTTTTGTATGGAAATTCGGGAAGAGCGCCTTGAGGGGTGCTAATGTAGTTTCCCCTCCATATATCTCACCAGAAGCAGCATAGATATGGACATCACTTCCATAGCCTAATGCCCGCAACAGCAGCCCTACCTCCTCAGGAGTTAGTGGGCATCTACCTTGCCTTCTTCCTTTCTCTGGGTTACTTGTCTGAAATTTTAAAACACGATAAGTTGGCAATGGGCAACTTTAGCTCACTTGTATAAGTAACTGAGATGCAAACTGTTCATACATGCAAGGTTTTCCATCGCTTGCGAATGGCACCTAGATCTCTCCTCTCCTTTTCTCCACCACCATAGTAACACCCAGAAAAAGCAAGCATATCACTTTCGAATCTGCCAGAAAAACAGAAAACCTATGTTGATCAATAAACAAAAGTATAATGATGCATGCTTCACATTTTGCAAGCAAAATATTttctttcattttcttctttccttttGATCAGTTAGCCATTTAGACATCATAATTTTTCTGCTCAATTATAATTCTAGTTAAGACAAAAACAATTGGTTCGATCTGAAAGGAATCTAGATAGTGAATCATAATGACATTAGGTGTATTTCAATAATTCGAAATCCAGCTTCATATTGTGCAAAAAAACTTGGATGAGGGGAATATCCTACAACTCTGGAATTCTTGAAGAAACGGATGTACCGGAGAAAGACATGAGAACGACAAAGGAATGAAGATTATTTTAAACTTTTTCATTAAACTTTCGTAATTCGGTAGTCTAAGTATGTCCCCTGTTGTCATGAAAACTGCAAGGTCACATATGTCTCTGTCATATTTTGAGAGAGTTCAGTAACAGTAGTATAATTTATGTGTTACCCGAAAATTGTATTTCCCAGAAACAAGATATCACACAGAGGGTCATTACATATGTACTTGCAAGTTGAAACCAAAAGGATGAGGGGTAAACTGAAATTGGCATATTATGAAgaaaggaaatatgtgtatcgagGACAGCTTCAGCTAAGTGTACCTCAAATGAAGAGCAATAAAATATCTGCTCTTCTCTCGCATTCTTTGTATTAGCTTTTCACCCAATTTTTGTATTGGATCAGTAAATCTCAAAGCATGGTAATTTACTCTGCAACGCAGTTTTTGCAGGTCAGTGTCCAATTTATTTGAGAGCCTGTAGTCATATTTCGTCATCCGAATAACCTGCAACACGAGGAAGAAAATAATAAGCCTGTGACTTGAGAGTGAGAACTTCAATAACCTCAGCCACAAATGAGCTGAAAAGAAAATGGAAGTACAGAAAGAAGCAAAGAGGGCAGAACAATGTACCAAGAAACTGGATGAACAGAGTGCAAGCATCACTGAAAAATCTTTTGGTAAAGGCTATTTATTAAAATGCCTAACTAAATTTAATCTACTGATAGGTTGTGTGTTTCAAGAAAATAAGATTAATTTCATACAGAACTAATATGTCCCCAGTAACAAAGACTCCTActaagccacaggggcaaaacttACATGTTTCTTCAGAAGTGCAGGCAAGACACGCTTCAAGTAACATTGTGGAGTACATTTCCGGGGGACACGCATTTTATAAGGTCGCACAGCTTTCCCTCCTTTTTCTGGAGGTTCTTTGATAATTTTGACATCCTTCGCAAGAAATGAAATGAACCAGTCGATATCAAAGATTTCGGAAAAATTGCTGCAGCAGATGTTGCATTAATATAGAATAAGCAAAATTTGTTCAACTTAATCACTTAAACAGTCATAGAAGACCACCGTTGAGATTTGGAAGCCCTCACTACTTACATACCTTGAATCTTTCCAGAAAGATGTCTGGTCCAACTTGGGGACAACAAGTGTAGCATTTAAAATACGTGCAGCAACTACAGCATCAACTATCTGAAAAGAAGCAGATGCCACGGTTTGTTTGATACACACAGTTCAGTTGTAGAGAACATACAAAAGTACTTGCGTACTTTAGACTTGCAAGTAAATGTACGAAGCATATGCTTTGCAGTAAACTGTAGTTCTTATTCTGCATAAATCTTaaaatgaagatgcatggttgcaAATTATCAGCTAGAACAAAAAGGTAAGGCTGAAGAAAGGAAGGAACTTGATGTGGCTTAGCATATACACAAATAAAAACCAAATGCTTCTAGTGTGTCCATCAGAAGCTTCTCAAATGTATATGTACTGTATTGTACAGGGAGGATGGCGTTTTTGATATTCTCTTGGGACAAATAGACTCAAAAGAGCCC encodes:
- the LOC124657526 gene encoding O-fucosyltransferase 6-like, which gives rise to MAHPRRRAHPRAGHSACPRRGALPAVAALLLLFLAVSLLSIAISAPRVADRHPGASSRRSLRHPPPSGWTARDGLWGSQLATNFYGCSNASRKFLDSSIATQSDRYLIIVTSGGLNQQRTGIVDAVVAARILNATLVVPKLDQTSFWKDSSNFSEIFDIDWFISFLAKDVKIIKEPPEKGGKAVRPYKMRVPRKCTPQCYLKRVLPALLKKHVIRMTKYDYRLSNKLDTDLQKLRCRVNYHALRFTDPIQKLGEKLIQRMREKSRYFIALHLRFESDMLAFSGCYYGGGEKERRDLGAIRKRWKTLHTSNPEKGRRQGRCPLTPEEVGLLLRALGYGSDVHIYAASGEIYGGETTLAPLKALFPNFHTKESLASKDELTPFLTHSSRMAAIDFIVCDGSDAFVTNNNGNMAKILAGRRRYFSHKRTIRPNAKQLYPLFMNRGNMSWDKFSSQMRILQKGFMGDPLEVMPGRGEFHANPAACICGKTDQNSVVKSIPVSNRQETIDSTGIRKAIGEPAYPIYIDEEVDGSDSEEDPTGAGEETITEDDLNAREEMIAEDDPAATGEMVDTEADDESLSKQEDSELEEILSD